Proteins from a genomic interval of Actinoalloteichus hymeniacidonis:
- a CDS encoding DUF5682 family protein, with amino-acid sequence MTSSTRDDELAVLDQLVDHREPHLIGVRHHSPALAAAMPALLAAADPEVLLVELPEDMGDWLPYLADPELLAPVALSAASGAGGSLAFFPFADFSPELVAIRWAHAHGVEVRACDLPLAAREAERRGHHTSGASPLTDALRGTITGRDGDDLWDRLVEAAAPGQQAEAVRRAALLVGWALRRDAAGDVPAGLDDAGHDPKSAALGNSEDAVGTADGGIDPFDLRREAWMRRAIAQASGRRCTAVIGSFHAAALLTGSVEDSVKTVPADSKIVTALVPYGFALLDERSGYPAGIRDPEWQQAIWAVGCDPTEMESVAASMIVRICAAIRGLGHPAGPGEAREALRLAGDLARLRGLPAPGRSEVVEAVQSVLTQADPLGRGRVVARAAGEVLVGKRNGMLAPGTPQSGLGPTVAALLSELRMPGPQSPAPATLRLDPLRSALDARREITLRRLAALGIGYAEESAVATIGEGGALTTRWEATWTPTTAATLPVAGRWGITLPLAVAGRLRARRAEREQHAGHTPQDVLADLETAAQCALPELLGDLLADAASVLPATATLPELLTALDLLDRVRGGHLPDISAEVLATQPRLADELEDAAVAQISGLAGSENPDDARNLVELGQRHDARGTGLRLAATLRELADEAAPLIAGAAGATRVLLGLVPPAALGERIASWIDGASTPERRGVLRHALTGVLVAAAPLVETPEALDPLLDRVESLPDQDFLDRLPALRGAFVSIGPAARTRILTVVEARIDDTIRDAKAPDPEALAIWLAAEQASAAVLRAYGLTGQTVAAEQISAAAPGSEVVTEDSALVPQSAIGLSATVRWRLLLGTHGQRPAGGGRYAAALDELYGRDRGEGADNHDLGADRSDPFPGIREWSEELQALFGDRVREEVLAEAAENGRAEAALEIDPATVRPSVELLRTMLSLAGGLSESSMAKLRPLVARIVRELTEQLAVRIRPALTGIQLPRPTRRPGGRLDLARTLRANLTTARRDEDGRVVVVPERPVFRTLGRRSIDWRLVLVVDVSGSMEASTVWSALTASVLAGVSTLSTHFLAFSTEIVDLTDKVEDPLSLLLEVRVGGGTHIAGALRHARTLVTVPERTMVVLVSDFEEGGPVADLLTQVRELVSAGVTVLGCASLDDSGSARYSTSVAGSLVAAGMPVAALSPLELARWVGERVHG; translated from the coding sequence GTGACGTCCTCGACTCGTGACGACGAGCTCGCGGTGCTCGATCAGCTGGTCGACCACCGCGAGCCACACCTCATCGGCGTCCGACACCACTCCCCCGCGCTGGCCGCCGCGATGCCCGCCTTGTTGGCGGCGGCCGACCCCGAGGTGTTGTTGGTCGAGTTGCCCGAGGACATGGGCGACTGGTTGCCGTATCTGGCCGACCCGGAGTTGTTGGCGCCGGTCGCGCTGTCGGCGGCCTCGGGTGCGGGCGGCAGCCTGGCCTTCTTCCCGTTCGCGGACTTCTCCCCGGAACTGGTCGCCATCCGATGGGCGCACGCCCACGGCGTCGAGGTCCGGGCCTGCGATCTGCCCTTGGCGGCCCGCGAGGCCGAACGCCGCGGCCACCACACCTCGGGTGCCAGTCCGCTGACCGATGCCCTGCGCGGCACCATCACCGGCCGGGACGGCGACGATCTGTGGGATCGGCTGGTCGAGGCGGCCGCGCCGGGGCAGCAGGCCGAGGCGGTGCGACGGGCGGCGTTGTTGGTCGGTTGGGCGCTGCGCCGCGACGCGGCGGGCGACGTCCCGGCAGGCCTCGACGACGCGGGCCACGATCCGAAGTCGGCCGCGCTCGGTAATTCGGAGGACGCGGTAGGCACGGCGGATGGGGGAATCGACCCGTTCGATCTGCGGCGTGAGGCGTGGATGCGCCGGGCGATCGCCCAGGCCTCGGGTCGGCGCTGCACCGCAGTGATCGGCTCCTTCCACGCCGCCGCGCTGCTCACGGGCTCGGTCGAGGACTCGGTCAAGACCGTCCCGGCGGACTCGAAGATCGTCACCGCGCTGGTGCCCTACGGGTTCGCGTTGCTCGATGAGCGTTCCGGGTATCCGGCGGGCATCCGCGATCCCGAGTGGCAGCAGGCGATCTGGGCGGTGGGCTGCGATCCCACCGAGATGGAGTCCGTCGCCGCCTCGATGATCGTGCGGATCTGCGCCGCGATCCGGGGACTGGGCCATCCGGCCGGGCCCGGCGAGGCACGGGAGGCCTTGCGGTTGGCCGGTGATCTCGCCCGGTTGCGGGGGCTGCCCGCGCCGGGACGCAGCGAGGTCGTGGAGGCCGTCCAGAGTGTCCTGACCCAGGCCGATCCGTTGGGGCGGGGCCGCGTGGTGGCGCGGGCCGCAGGCGAGGTGCTGGTGGGCAAGCGCAACGGCATGTTGGCGCCGGGCACGCCGCAGTCCGGCCTGGGCCCGACGGTGGCGGCCCTGCTCTCCGAGCTTCGGATGCCCGGTCCGCAGTCCCCCGCACCGGCCACGCTGCGGTTGGATCCGCTGCGTTCGGCGCTGGACGCCCGGCGCGAGATCACGCTACGCAGGCTCGCAGCGCTGGGTATCGGTTACGCGGAGGAGTCGGCGGTCGCGACGATCGGCGAGGGCGGTGCCCTGACCACCCGGTGGGAGGCCACCTGGACGCCCACGACGGCGGCGACGCTGCCGGTGGCGGGCCGCTGGGGCATCACGCTGCCGCTGGCCGTGGCAGGCAGGCTGCGGGCCCGGCGTGCCGAGCGGGAACAGCACGCGGGACACACCCCGCAGGATGTGCTGGCCGATCTGGAGACCGCCGCGCAGTGCGCCCTGCCCGAGCTGCTCGGCGATCTACTGGCGGACGCGGCCTCGGTGCTGCCCGCCACCGCGACGCTGCCGGAGTTGTTGACCGCCCTGGACCTGCTCGATCGGGTGCGTGGCGGGCATCTGCCGGACATCTCCGCCGAGGTCCTCGCGACACAGCCTCGGCTCGCGGACGAGCTGGAGGATGCCGCGGTCGCGCAGATCTCGGGATTGGCCGGGTCGGAGAACCCGGACGATGCCCGCAACCTGGTCGAGCTGGGACAGCGGCACGATGCGCGTGGCACCGGATTGCGCTTGGCGGCGACGCTGCGTGAGCTGGCCGACGAGGCGGCCCCGTTGATCGCCGGGGCCGCCGGGGCCACCCGGGTGCTGCTCGGTCTGGTGCCGCCCGCCGCGTTGGGCGAGCGGATCGCATCGTGGATCGACGGCGCCTCGACTCCGGAGCGGCGCGGGGTGCTGCGACACGCGCTCACCGGCGTGTTGGTGGCGGCGGCCCCGTTGGTGGAGACACCGGAGGCCTTGGATCCGCTGTTGGATCGGGTGGAGTCGCTGCCGGATCAGGACTTCCTCGATCGGTTGCCCGCGCTGAGGGGTGCGTTCGTCTCGATCGGCCCCGCAGCGCGCACCCGCATCCTGACCGTGGTCGAGGCACGGATCGACGACACGATCCGCGATGCGAAGGCACCCGATCCCGAGGCCTTGGCGATCTGGTTGGCCGCCGAGCAGGCGAGCGCGGCGGTTCTGCGGGCCTACGGGCTCACGGGCCAGACCGTCGCGGCCGAGCAGATCTCGGCCGCCGCACCGGGATCGGAGGTCGTGACCGAGGACTCGGCGCTCGTACCGCAGTCCGCGATCGGTCTGTCGGCCACGGTGCGCTGGCGGTTGCTGCTCGGCACCCACGGCCAGCGACCGGCGGGCGGCGGCCGCTATGCCGCCGCTTTGGACGAGTTGTACGGGCGGGATCGCGGCGAGGGCGCCGACAACCACGATCTCGGCGCCGACCGCTCCGATCCGTTCCCCGGAATCCGGGAGTGGTCCGAGGAGTTGCAGGCGCTCTTCGGGGATCGTGTCCGCGAGGAAGTGCTGGCCGAGGCTGCCGAGAACGGCCGCGCCGAGGCCGCCTTGGAGATCGATCCGGCCACGGTGCGACCTTCGGTCGAGTTGCTGCGCACCATGTTGTCCCTGGCGGGCGGGCTCTCCGAGTCCTCGATGGCCAAGCTGCGGCCGTTGGTGGCGCGGATCGTCCGGGAGTTGACCGAACAGCTCGCGGTGCGCATCCGGCCTGCTCTGACCGGCATTCAGTTGCCTCGGCCCACCCGCAGGCCCGGCGGTCGGTTGGATCTGGCCCGGACCCTGCGGGCCAACCTCACCACCGCTCGGCGGGATGAGGACGGTCGGGTCGTGGTCGTGCCGGAGCGTCCGGTGTTCCGCACCCTGGGCCGCCGCTCGATCGACTGGCGGTTGGTGTTGGTGGTGGACGTGTCCGGCTCGATGGAGGCGTCCACGGTGTGGTCGGCGCTCACCGCGTCGGTGCTCGCCGGGGTGTCGACGTTGTCGACGCATTTCCTGGCGTTCTCCACGGAGATCGTGGACCTCACCGACAAGGTCGAGGATCCGCTGTCCTTGTTGTTGGAGGTGCGGGTCGGTGGCGGCACGCACATCGCGGGCGCGCTTCGCCATGCCCGCACCCTGGTGACCGTGCCGGAAAGGACGATGGTCGTGCTGGTCAGCGACTTCGAGGAGGGCGGCCCGGTTGCCGATCTACTCACCCAGGTCCGGGAGCTGGTCTCCGCCGGGGTCACCGTCCTGGGCTGCGCGAGCCTGGACGACAGCGGTTCCGCGCGCTACTCGACCTCGGTGGCGGGGTCGCTGGTCGCCGCCGGGATGCCGGTGGCGGCGCTCAGTCCGCTGGAGTTGGCCCGCTGGGTCGGAGAGCGGGTGCACGGATGA
- a CDS encoding DUF4132 domain-containing protein has product MSWLDAASGYQVRLDEDGRVRCRNAKGRLLASVPGSLKDDPQVVQLRQLAEWLTRHSQECLATVDSWMVRSLPVPTSVITEVWADAAWSGALRDLVVTADDGSGPETGFLRDADPERGLGVVTLDGDTLRLKPELVSIPHPVLLEDLDELREFGAELGVEQKVQQLFRQTFARPANQPVNRRSVDDFAGGRFNELNHAVARCRTLGYPVRGGDAVYSAFEDGRTVEARFWIGSDYPESETTTESLSWTLENGTSLPLTEVGPVAWSEGMRMASSIYAGRVVDETVAA; this is encoded by the coding sequence GTGAGCTGGCTCGATGCCGCATCCGGATATCAGGTGCGGCTTGACGAAGACGGACGAGTCCGCTGCCGCAACGCCAAAGGAAGATTATTGGCGTCGGTACCCGGGTCGCTGAAGGACGATCCGCAGGTGGTCCAGTTACGTCAGCTCGCGGAATGGCTGACTCGCCATTCCCAGGAGTGCCTTGCCACAGTGGACAGCTGGATGGTGCGGTCTCTTCCGGTTCCGACCTCGGTGATCACCGAGGTATGGGCGGACGCCGCCTGGTCCGGCGCCCTGCGCGATCTGGTGGTCACCGCCGACGATGGCAGCGGGCCGGAGACGGGTTTCCTTCGGGACGCCGATCCGGAGCGTGGATTGGGCGTGGTCACCCTCGATGGCGACACGCTGCGACTGAAGCCCGAACTGGTGTCCATCCCGCATCCGGTGCTGTTGGAAGACCTCGATGAATTGCGGGAGTTCGGCGCCGAACTCGGCGTGGAACAGAAGGTGCAACAGCTGTTCCGGCAGACCTTCGCCCGACCGGCGAATCAGCCCGTCAATCGCAGAAGCGTGGACGATTTCGCGGGCGGGCGTTTCAACGAGCTCAACCATGCAGTTGCCCGCTGCCGCACGTTGGGCTACCCGGTACGGGGCGGTGACGCGGTCTATTCGGCTTTCGAGGACGGGCGGACCGTGGAAGCACGATTCTGGATCGGCTCGGACTATCCCGAGAGCGAGACCACCACCGAATCGCTGAGCTGGACCCTGGAGAACGGCACCAGCCTGCCGCTGACCGAGGTCGGGCCGGTGGCCTGGTCGGAGGGCATGCGGATGGCCTCGTCGATCTACGCGGGACGTGTGGTGGACGAGACGGTGGCCGCCTGA
- a CDS encoding helicase HerA domain-containing protein, which translates to MDEIERRVLTALRLDWAPTPDEVWRPPAAHVAELNAPVLDGVLDAFEQLRADPMAAPTALVVTGQQGAGKTHLLGAVRIEVQRSAGFFFLLSLAPRNGFWPNIVHAVLSGLDIPGPDGRPQLNSVLERLADRLELPEELHRQVVEGTGLRRDTLDEVCRRLRIVDPMHGREYRQTLRALVLSGAQAESAQEIGDSYLHSASEAVAGERSEWGIHPEAPPPQQVVNGLSRLLALAGPCVFAIDQVDTLISQSDRATDAAAPGAVSSRERLLDEMGNGLMELRETIHRTVLVLACQPQVWQGIRDHAPRAAQDRFRRELRLMGVQDPEVGRALVAARFEPVFKANDFVPPYPTWPVRPEAFETAGFSPRELLKRIDRHIESCLTSGSLVELTDLDAAEPAPVAQPRVSTPTVAADDDVLALLDSKFDDCLAMAEIERLMDKESEDREVPPTLNTALWCYVRELGGDHGRYGIEWGFADDPALHARLSLADEQDPDDQTHWCFRAIGGSNAQKAQRRIDRIQAMAFGPGLLNRHAYVLRTGNWPIDTRVSREKLDAFRTAGGVLIEEVDPEDLRIFVALGHLRRQLGEASDDLAAWLRSRRPAGHTALFRTVFGEPEPLPQASDPEPPPREPTASNEASHPTRFEWPTEDPDGSARPDAPAAAAFSTDTLSLGTRADTGEPLIVALESLRKHTAIFAGSGSGKTVLLRRLIEECALRGVSSIVLDPNNDLARLGDAWPQQPATWAADDPARAADYLANTDVVVWTPRMERGRPLSFQPLPDLAEVLSDPDEFKQALDTAVAALAPRARIDGATRKNDRYRAVLREALTAFTQAGRSGLRDFVDYLAELPEDATSLAGADVLAADLAQTLQAAMINDPLFGGAGTPLDPAVLMTPAPGRRARVSVISLVGLPTDELRRSFVNQLQMALFAWVKRNPANDRPLGGLFVMDEAQTLAPANQVTACTESTLALTAQARKYGLGLVFATQAPKGIHNRIVGNAATQYFGFINSPTQVAAAKEIAAAKSSALLDISRLTAGEFYVATEGTPFHKVNSAMCLSHHPPSPLAPEEVMSRALAGVEQQQNEE; encoded by the coding sequence ATGGACGAGATCGAGCGCCGCGTCTTGACCGCACTACGCCTGGACTGGGCGCCGACCCCGGACGAGGTGTGGCGACCACCGGCCGCGCACGTCGCGGAGCTGAACGCCCCGGTGTTGGACGGGGTGCTCGATGCCTTCGAGCAGTTGCGAGCCGATCCGATGGCCGCCCCGACGGCGCTGGTGGTCACCGGTCAGCAGGGTGCGGGCAAGACCCACCTACTGGGCGCGGTGCGCATCGAGGTCCAGCGCTCGGCGGGATTCTTCTTCCTGCTGAGCCTGGCCCCGCGCAACGGCTTCTGGCCCAACATCGTGCACGCGGTGCTGTCCGGCCTGGACATTCCAGGGCCGGATGGCAGGCCGCAGCTGAACTCCGTGTTGGAGCGCCTCGCGGACCGTCTGGAGTTACCCGAGGAACTCCACCGCCAGGTCGTCGAGGGCACCGGGCTCCGCAGAGACACGCTGGACGAGGTGTGCAGACGGCTGCGGATCGTCGACCCGATGCACGGTCGCGAATACCGGCAGACCTTGCGGGCGCTGGTGTTGTCGGGTGCTCAAGCCGAGAGCGCCCAGGAGATCGGGGATTCATACCTGCACTCGGCGAGCGAGGCGGTGGCGGGCGAACGCAGCGAGTGGGGCATCCACCCGGAGGCACCGCCACCGCAGCAGGTGGTGAACGGACTGTCCCGACTATTGGCTTTGGCCGGACCGTGCGTGTTCGCGATCGACCAGGTCGACACGCTGATCTCGCAGTCCGACCGGGCCACCGATGCGGCGGCACCGGGGGCCGTGTCCTCCCGGGAACGCCTGTTGGACGAGATGGGCAACGGGTTGATGGAACTGCGGGAGACCATCCACCGCACCGTGTTGGTGCTGGCCTGCCAACCCCAGGTGTGGCAGGGCATCCGCGACCACGCACCCCGGGCCGCCCAGGACCGGTTCCGCCGCGAGCTTCGGCTGATGGGCGTGCAGGACCCCGAGGTCGGCCGGGCGCTGGTCGCGGCCCGCTTCGAACCGGTGTTCAAGGCCAACGACTTCGTCCCGCCCTATCCGACCTGGCCGGTGCGACCGGAGGCCTTCGAGACGGCGGGCTTCTCGCCCCGCGAACTGCTCAAGCGGATCGACCGGCACATCGAATCCTGTTTGACCAGCGGAAGCTTGGTGGAACTGACCGATCTGGACGCGGCCGAGCCCGCTCCCGTCGCGCAGCCGCGCGTATCGACGCCGACGGTGGCGGCGGACGACGATGTACTCGCGCTGCTGGACAGCAAATTCGACGACTGTCTCGCCATGGCGGAGATCGAACGGCTGATGGACAAGGAGTCCGAAGACCGCGAGGTTCCGCCTACGCTCAACACCGCCCTCTGGTGCTATGTCCGAGAACTCGGCGGGGATCACGGTCGCTACGGAATCGAGTGGGGGTTCGCGGACGACCCGGCTCTGCACGCCCGGTTGAGCCTCGCCGATGAGCAGGACCCGGACGATCAGACCCACTGGTGCTTCCGCGCGATCGGCGGGAGCAACGCCCAGAAGGCGCAGCGACGGATCGATCGGATCCAGGCGATGGCCTTCGGTCCCGGCTTGCTCAACCGGCATGCCTACGTCCTGCGCACCGGGAACTGGCCGATCGATACGCGGGTATCCCGCGAGAAGCTTGACGCCTTCCGTACCGCAGGTGGCGTGCTGATCGAAGAGGTCGATCCGGAGGATCTGCGGATCTTCGTCGCGCTGGGACACCTGCGTCGCCAGTTGGGCGAGGCCTCGGACGACCTGGCCGCCTGGCTGCGCAGCCGGCGGCCGGCCGGCCACACCGCCCTGTTCCGCACCGTCTTCGGCGAGCCCGAACCGCTACCGCAGGCTTCCGACCCCGAGCCGCCACCTCGGGAGCCCACCGCGAGCAACGAGGCGAGCCACCCCACCCGCTTCGAGTGGCCGACCGAGGATCCCGACGGTTCCGCACGCCCCGACGCCCCGGCCGCAGCCGCGTTCTCTACCGACACCCTGTCGTTGGGCACCCGCGCCGACACCGGCGAGCCGCTGATCGTCGCCCTGGAATCGCTGCGCAAGCACACCGCGATCTTCGCGGGTTCCGGCTCCGGCAAGACCGTGTTGCTACGCAGGCTGATCGAGGAGTGCGCGCTGCGCGGGGTCTCCTCGATCGTCTTGGACCCCAACAACGACCTCGCGCGGTTGGGCGATGCCTGGCCGCAGCAGCCCGCGACCTGGGCGGCCGACGATCCGGCTCGGGCCGCCGACTACCTAGCGAACACCGATGTCGTGGTGTGGACGCCTCGGATGGAGCGCGGCAGGCCGCTGAGTTTCCAACCGCTGCCGGATCTGGCCGAGGTGCTGTCCGACCCGGACGAGTTCAAGCAGGCTCTGGATACCGCCGTGGCCGCCTTGGCCCCCCGCGCCCGGATCGATGGCGCGACGCGCAAGAACGACCGGTACCGGGCGGTGCTGCGGGAAGCCCTCACCGCGTTCACCCAGGCCGGTCGATCCGGGTTGCGGGATTTCGTCGACTACCTCGCCGAGCTACCCGAGGATGCGACCTCGCTGGCCGGGGCGGACGTGCTGGCGGCGGATCTGGCGCAGACGCTCCAGGCCGCGATGATCAACGATCCGTTGTTCGGTGGGGCCGGAACGCCCCTGGACCCGGCCGTGCTGATGACGCCCGCGCCCGGCCGCCGCGCGCGGGTGTCGGTCATCAGTCTGGTCGGACTGCCCACCGACGAGCTGCGCCGCAGCTTCGTCAATCAATTGCAGATGGCCCTGTTCGCCTGGGTGAAACGCAATCCGGCGAACGACCGTCCGTTGGGCGGGCTGTTCGTGATGGACGAGGCGCAGACCTTGGCGCCTGCCAATCAGGTGACGGCCTGTACCGAGAGCACCCTGGCGCTGACCGCGCAGGCCCGCAAGTACGGCCTCGGCCTGGTCTTCGCGACGCAGGCGCCCAAGGGCATCCACAACCGCATCGTCGGCAATGCGGCCACCCAGTATTTCGGGTTCATCAACAGCCCCACCCAGGTCGCGGCGGCCAAGGAGATCGCGGCGGCGAAATCC
- a CDS encoding ATP-binding protein: MTTAAPRQVEPAENAYREELAFLAAYDDGIRPPGWRLTPRAVVLFVTGSGGESLALPKGRKVDGVPARMVISAKFVGERALVERSVVTLAGERGLLLVGEPGTAKSMLSELLAAAVSGSSALTVQGTAGTTEDQLRYGWNYALLLAEGPSPRALVPSPVLSAMRGGGVVRVEEVTRCLPEVQDALVSILSDRRISVPELSGTEDATVHAAPGFTVIATANLRDRGVSEMSAALKRRFNFEAVGPIGDLAAETDLVRRQATNALERVNAPFAIDDVVLEALVTAFRDLRNGISEEGWAVERPSTVMSTAEAVSVASSLGLAGAYFPGDRDPLALLPGHLLGVVRKDDPGDAARLLSYWDGAVRRRAESGAHTWRRLWELRDVLDS; encoded by the coding sequence GTGACCACCGCCGCACCCAGGCAGGTCGAACCTGCCGAGAATGCCTATCGCGAGGAGTTGGCCTTCCTCGCCGCCTACGACGACGGGATCCGACCACCCGGCTGGCGGCTCACGCCGCGTGCCGTGGTGCTGTTCGTGACCGGCAGCGGCGGCGAATCCCTGGCCTTGCCCAAGGGCCGCAAGGTCGACGGGGTACCCGCGCGAATGGTGATCAGCGCGAAGTTCGTCGGGGAACGTGCCCTGGTGGAACGGTCCGTGGTGACGCTGGCCGGGGAACGCGGCCTGTTATTGGTCGGCGAACCGGGCACCGCGAAGTCGATGCTCTCGGAGTTGTTGGCCGCGGCCGTGTCCGGCAGCAGTGCGTTGACGGTGCAGGGCACCGCGGGCACCACCGAGGACCAGCTGCGCTACGGCTGGAACTACGCGTTGCTGCTGGCGGAGGGCCCCAGCCCTCGGGCCCTGGTGCCGTCTCCGGTGCTCAGCGCGATGCGGGGCGGCGGCGTGGTGCGGGTCGAGGAGGTCACCCGCTGCCTGCCCGAGGTGCAGGACGCGCTGGTGTCGATCCTGTCGGACCGGCGGATCTCGGTCCCCGAGTTGTCCGGCACCGAGGACGCCACCGTGCACGCCGCACCCGGCTTCACCGTGATCGCCACCGCGAACCTGCGGGACCGGGGCGTGTCGGAGATGTCGGCGGCGTTGAAACGACGGTTCAACTTCGAGGCGGTGGGCCCGATCGGCGACCTGGCCGCCGAGACGGACCTGGTGCGACGCCAGGCGACGAACGCGCTGGAGCGGGTGAACGCGCCGTTCGCCATCGACGACGTGGTGTTGGAGGCGCTGGTCACCGCATTCCGCGACCTGCGCAACGGCATCTCCGAGGAGGGTTGGGCGGTCGAGCGGCCGTCCACGGTGATGAGCACCGCCGAGGCGGTGTCGGTGGCCAGTTCGCTGGGACTGGCAGGCGCCTACTTCCCCGGCGACCGCGATCCGCTGGCGCTGCTGCCCGGACACCTGCTGGGTGTGGTCCGCAAGGATGATCCCGGCGATGCGGCCCGGCTGCTGAGCTATTGGGACGGCGCGGTTCGGCGTCGAGCCGAGTCCGGTGCGCACACCTGGCGGCGATTGTGGGAACTCCGTGACGTCCTCGACTCGTGA
- a CDS encoding ABC transporter permease, translating into MNTFTRAIADGWVIAKRNTIKIKRVPEVLVFVLISPIMFVLLFAFVFGGAINVGGGVNYREFLIGGIFAQTVVFGSTFTGAGLAEDMQKGIVDRFRSLPMSPSAVLVGRTASDVIYNVLSVLIMALTGLLVGWRIRGSILEAVAGFALLLLFAYAFSWVMGYVGLLVPSVEVINNASFIVIMPMTFVSNAFVPLETFPNGLRQVAEWNPVSALTLAIREFFGNTGPGMPTSEAWSLRHPAWYSLIWIGVILAIFVPLSVRRYRRAGG; encoded by the coding sequence ATGAACACGTTCACCCGCGCGATCGCCGATGGCTGGGTCATCGCCAAACGAAACACCATCAAGATCAAGCGGGTGCCCGAGGTGTTGGTATTCGTGTTGATCTCGCCGATCATGTTCGTGTTGTTGTTCGCCTTCGTCTTCGGCGGGGCCATCAACGTGGGTGGCGGAGTGAACTACCGCGAATTCCTCATCGGTGGGATCTTCGCGCAGACGGTGGTCTTCGGCTCCACCTTCACCGGGGCCGGTTTGGCCGAGGATATGCAGAAGGGCATCGTCGACCGTTTCCGTTCGCTGCCGATGTCCCCGTCGGCGGTGCTGGTCGGGCGGACCGCGTCGGACGTGATCTACAACGTGCTGTCCGTGCTGATCATGGCGCTGACTGGACTGTTGGTGGGTTGGCGGATCCGGGGTTCGATCCTGGAGGCGGTGGCGGGTTTCGCATTGCTGTTGCTGTTCGCCTATGCCTTCAGCTGGGTGATGGGCTATGTGGGTCTGTTGGTTCCGAGTGTGGAGGTCATCAATAATGCCTCGTTCATCGTGATCATGCCGATGACCTTCGTCTCCAATGCCTTCGTTCCCTTGGAGACCTTTCCCAATGGACTGCGTCAAGTGGCGGAGTGGAATCCCGTTTCGGCGTTGACGCTGGCGATTCGGGAGTTCTTCGGGAATACCGGCCCCGGTATGCCGACTTCCGAGGCGTGGTCGTTGCGTCATCCCGCCTGGTATTCGCTGATCTGGATCGGCGTGATTCTGGCGATCTTCGTGCCGTTGTCGGTGCGGCGATACCGGCGCGCGGGCGGATGA
- a CDS encoding ATP-binding cassette domain-containing protein: MTETIRAEGLVKVYGGVRAVDDLDLAVPTGTVLGLLGPNGAGKTTAVRILATLLRPDAGTARVAGADVRTDPEGVRRRIGLSGQYAAVDEHLTGFENLEMVGRLYGMRRAKARSRARELLERFDLADAADRPSKTYSGGMRRRLDLAGALVASPPVLILDEPTTGLDPRSRLGMWEVIRDLVSGGATLLLTTQYLEEADKLADRIVVIDHGRAIASGTSSELKRQIGGERIELSLVDLAHGEQAVRCLQRVASGEVQRNADGRELIAQVSGGSQSLSAALRCLEEHRVDVAEIGLRRPTLDDVFLTLTGSAAENGEPAAHSPDQASDSEAPR, from the coding sequence ATGACCGAGACGATCCGGGCGGAAGGCCTGGTCAAGGTCTACGGCGGGGTCCGCGCGGTGGACGATCTCGACCTGGCCGTGCCCACGGGAACGGTGTTGGGTCTGCTCGGCCCCAATGGCGCTGGCAAGACCACGGCGGTGCGGATCCTGGCGACGCTGCTGCGTCCCGACGCCGGCACCGCCCGGGTCGCGGGCGCCGATGTTCGGACCGATCCGGAGGGCGTACGTCGTCGGATCGGGCTCTCCGGGCAGTATGCGGCCGTCGACGAGCACCTGACCGGCTTCGAGAACCTGGAGATGGTGGGACGGCTGTACGGGATGCGGCGCGCGAAGGCTCGTTCGCGGGCCCGGGAACTGCTGGAACGCTTCGATCTGGCCGACGCGGCCGACCGCCCGTCGAAGACCTATTCGGGTGGGATGCGCCGCCGCTTGGACCTGGCAGGGGCGTTGGTGGCCTCGCCGCCGGTCCTGATTCTGGACGAGCCGACCACGGGATTGGACCCGCGCAGCAGGCTGGGCATGTGGGAGGTCATCCGCGATCTGGTCTCGGGCGGAGCGACCCTGCTGTTGACGACGCAGTATCTGGAGGAGGCCGACAAACTGGCGGATCGGATCGTGGTCATCGACCATGGGCGGGCCATCGCCAGCGGCACGTCCAGTGAGCTCAAGCGCCAGATCGGCGGCGAACGGATCGAACTCAGCCTCGTCGATCTCGCCCACGGCGAGCAGGCGGTGCGGTGCCTACAACGGGTCGCCAGCGGCGAGGTCCAACGCAACGCCGATGGCCGCGAGTTGATCGCCCAGGTCAGCGGGGGTTCGCAGTCGCTGTCCGCCGCACTGCGGTGTCTGGAGGAACACCGGGTGGACGTGGCCGAGATCGGGCTGCGCAGGCCCACCCTGGACGACGTGTTCCTCACCCTGACCGGGTCCGCCGCCGAGAACGGCGAACCCGCCGCGCACTCCCCCGATCAGGCATCCGACTCGGAGGCGCCTCGATGA